The genomic window AAAATCTGCATCGGTGTACAAATGTACAACTATTATGTTAATTTCATTTGTATATCTTTTAACTTTCATCAGATCATCATAAGAGGGTGGGATATCCTGGAAAATAAAGGGTTATAATCCTTTTTTTATTCAGTCATTCAAACATTTGTGCTCTCTGACATCCAGTCTTTAGGTATGACAATTTAATCGTCTCTTGATTTATTCTTTGAGCAAAAAGCAgacaaaatattttttcaaatgtgaaatTTGAGGTAGGATTAGAAGTAGACTCATATACTGAATGACACCATTGAATTTGAAGGTATCTGACAATTGAATGATGCTCAACTGAGTTTTATTGAAATGGAACAAAGGTAAAAGTTATAAATACAAACATCAGAGAACAAACTGATATGGCTTTTAAGGTAAGCCAAATTCTAACGGCAAGTTCAAAGAAAACACGAAGTTATATAATAATATAAGTTTAAAAAAACACAATTGATCTACCTCTAGAAATGCTAGACATACACTTTTAACGTTACAAAACTTTTAAATGCCCTCCTTCCTGTGGATTTTCTCCATCACGGCAAAAAAATGAATATGAAGCTCTAGCCATAAGCAATTATTTACAAGCAAGTCCCTATGCTACTATTAGAAACCAGAAATAAGGGGAATacaggaaggggagggaggggctTGGACACAAACTTTCCTGCAAGGCAATATCATGATTTTAACGGCCTCTCAGACTTTTGAAAATGAATGTCCACATTTAAAATGCTCATTGTTGGctttaaaataaacaaataaaatgttGGAAGGTAAAAGTGATGTGCGTTTTAAGACATACGTCCCATGTAACCGTAAGAAATGATTCAGCAAAACGGTTACATTCACATTTTCAGGCCAAAATGCAATTCCAGCCAATCATGTTGTGCCAATTCTGGGGGTCTTTCCATTTTTTCTCTCAGGGAAATATCTACCCCCTCGCCCCCCCCATGAGGGATGAAGAATAAAAagtcaaaaaaacaaaacaaaaagtaaaAAACATTACGTTTTTACtctgtctttttattttattttgccaAATACCGTTTTTGATGCGTCTACTTCCACTGCTGCCCATAAGAATCCTGTGAAAACTCCAGGGTGTCATTACTGTAACCATAGTTACCAGAATAGTCGGCCCCTTGCTGCAGGGGCTGCTGGGCGATGGGCTGAGACCCCCAGTTCTGATGGTTGGTCTGCCGGCGCTTGGAGTCAGGCTGGTTGAAGACGTCCGCCTTCCTCTTCCCGCCCACATTGCCCCCGCGGTTCCCCCTGGCTCCTCGGGTACCGCGGCCCCTCTGTGGCTGGAAGGGTCCCCCCCGGCCCCCTCCTCTGCCACCCCTGGGCCCTCCGATGGGTGGCCCCCTCTGGGCATAGCCGCCTCGGCCCCGTGTGGGTGGTGCTCCGCGGGCCCTGGGTGGGGGCGGACCTCCCCTGCTTGGCCGGCTGCCACGGCCCCTCATGCTGTACACGTCGTCGTAACCGTAGTAGGGGTCCTCGTAACCCCCGCGGTAGTCGTGATAGTCATAGCCGTAGTAGTCATCGTAGTAGTCCTCGTAGCTGTAGTAGTCTGGGGGGTAGGCTGCGTAGCCACCGCCCCCTCGGCCACCACGGCCCCTACCTGGTGGAGGCATGCGTGGTGGTGGGTAATAATAATAGTCATCATACCTGCAGAATACAGGAACAACATATCAGCTTCAATGTAATCCCATGATGGGAGATTACTCAATTACTACTCAATTAGATATAACTGATATTAGTCAAGCACAGTTGCTTTCTGTGGCCTCACCCTGGGTTTCTGGTGGTCTGGCGCTGAGCCTGCCGCTCTTTCCTCTTCTTGTCTGGGGGCTTGGCCAGGACTATCTCAATCTCCTCTCCCCCAAGCTCCTTCCCATTCATTTCTGCCATTGCCTGAGAAAAGCAGCAAAAACATTATCACAGATACAAAGCAAGGTTAAAAAACACAGAAAACAAGGAGTATGTTTTTACCAAGAGTAACCCACCTTCACAGCTGCGTCCCTGTCCTCAAAGTGGACAAAGGCGTAGTCTTTGAGCTTCTTCACCCGCTCCAGCTTTCCAAACGCAGAGAAGGTCTTCTCCAGTAGCTCTTCTGTGACCGGGGTGGCCAGCTTCCTGACAAACAGGACTTTCACCtgatgacacaaacattacaATTCAATTCCATATTGATCCCAGTTTATGCAGAAAGAGGTTATTTTAAGACAAGAAAAATTAGAGTGAGTGTGCTtgtgagagagcgagcgagacatGACTCACCTTAGCCATGACATCTGGGTCGGGCTCAGCGACCGGGTCGGCCCACTCCACAGTGACCGGGTTCCCCCACACCTTCACCTTGCCGCTCATGAGGCGGCGGCGGGCCTGGGCTGCAGACTTGTGGTCCTCGTACTCCAGGAAACAGAAGCCACGGTTCTTCTTCTTGTCGTCTGGCTGGTGGTAGAGGATCACTTCCTGAAGCCCCTCTGGAGGAAGAACGAGAGACCTGAGTTACATAACTGATATCTGACCAATGATAAACCACAGAACATAAAACAATGTAAACCAAATTGGGGTGTCTACACTTTCACTGACCTGTGACTTTGCCGAAGTCCTCCAATATGCTCTCTCTGGTCTTGTTCTTTGGGATTGATCCGACAAACAGGCGGTTGTTTGCTACAGATACGCACACTCCAAGGTACTTCCCAGACCGGATTTCATAGTTATCACACTGAAAACAACAAGAGGAAAGATTGCTAGTCAGGGTTGATATGGAAGCTGGAAAAGGTCCTACGACTGGTCCAAAATGAAATATGTATCACATCTTGGGCAGGTTTCCCAGACAGATTAAGCCTAGCCCTAGACAAAAAAAAGCACACTTAATGGAGATTCTTTATTGAAAGTGATGTTTAGTCCAGgtctaggcttcatctgtgtctgggaaaccagcccctTGGTTCTTTGAAGGTGAAGACTATTGACTGACTGCAGGGACTTACAAGTTTCACAGCCTCAGCTGCTGCATCCTTGCTGCAGAAGGTGATGAAGGCGTAGCCCCGGTTCTGACCCGACAGGGGGTCCATCATTAACCTCAGGTCCCAGATAGGGCCCGCCTTCTCAAACA from Coregonus clupeaformis isolate EN_2021a chromosome 17, ASM2061545v1, whole genome shotgun sequence includes these protein-coding regions:
- the LOC121586327 gene encoding heterogeneous nuclear ribonucleoprotein R-like isoform X2, whose protein sequence is MAAAEVNGSSAQVREEEEPMEVTAECEHTENYQILIDAGLPEKVAESLDNVFSTGLVAYADLDERAIDALREFNEEGALSVLLQFKESDLSHVQNKSAFLCGVMKTYRQREKQGSKVQESTKGPDESKIKDLLEQTGYTLDVTTGQRKYGGPPPEEVFQGAQPGIGTEVFVGKIPRDLYEDELVPLFEKAGPIWDLRLMMDPLSGQNRGYAFITFCSKDAAAEAVKLCDNYEIRSGKYLGVCVSVANNRLFVGSIPKNKTRESILEDFGKVTEGLQEVILYHQPDDKKKNRGFCFLEYEDHKSAAQARRRLMSGKVKVWGNPVTVEWADPVAEPDPDVMAKVKVLFVRKLATPVTEELLEKTFSAFGKLERVKKLKDYAFVHFEDRDAAVKAMAEMNGKELGGEEIEIVLAKPPDKKRKERQAQRQTTRNPGYDDYYYYPPPRMPPPGRGRGGRGGGGYAAYPPDYYSYEDYYDDYYGYDYHDYRGGYEDPYYGYDDVYSMRGRGSRPSRGGPPPPRARGAPPTRGRGGYAQRGPPIGGPRGGRGGGRGGPFQPQRGRGTRGARGNRGGNVGGKRKADVFNQPDSKRRQTNHQNWGSQPIAQQPLQQGADYSGGEARAASLE
- the LOC121586327 gene encoding heterogeneous nuclear ribonucleoprotein R-like isoform X1, translating into MAAAEVNGSSAQVREEEEPMEVTAECEHTENYQILIDAGLPEKVAESLDNVFSTGLVAYADLDERAIDALREFNEEGALSVLLQFKESDLSHVQNKSAFLCGVMKTYRQREKQGSKVQESTKGPDESKIKDLLEQTGYTLDVTTGQRKYGGPPPEEVFQGAQPGIGTEVFVGKIPRDLYEDELVPLFEKAGPIWDLRLMMDPLSGQNRGYAFITFCSKDAAAEAVKLCDNYEIRSGKYLGVCVSVANNRLFVGSIPKNKTRESILEDFGKVTEGLQEVILYHQPDDKKKNRGFCFLEYEDHKSAAQARRRLMSGKVKVWGNPVTVEWADPVAEPDPDVMAKVKVLFVRKLATPVTEELLEKTFSAFGKLERVKKLKDYAFVHFEDRDAAVKAMAEMNGKELGGEEIEIVLAKPPDKKRKERQAQRQTTRNPGYDDYYYYPPPRMPPPGRGRGGRGGGGYAAYPPDYYSYEDYYDDYYGYDYHDYRGGYEDPYYGYDDVYSMRGRGSRPSRGGPPPPRARGAPPTRGRGGYAQRGPPIGGPRGGRGGGRGGPFQPQRGRGTRGARGNRGGNVGGKRKADVFNQPDSKRRQTNHQNWGSQPIAQQPLQQGADYSGNYGYSNDTLEFSQDSYGQQWK